A window of Diospyros lotus cultivar Yz01 chromosome 14, ASM1463336v1, whole genome shotgun sequence contains these coding sequences:
- the LOC127790867 gene encoding probable LRR receptor-like serine/threonine-protein kinase At1g74360 gives MMMILSRHKLDAHGLALIYSLVVITVAGTIVAGDSLGSDKKVLLSLKTHLEEQNPMNNRGRYSLWNQQKNSSESPCNWPGISCSGARVTAVDLRDNNIAGRMFGNFSGLTALSRLDLSGNTIEGPLPADLGLCHSLKVLNLSHNIMDGELNLTGLRSLEFLDLSTNRIFGTIQLNSPEICSSLVVANLSTNNFTGTSPVHGFDQCPNLQSLDISGNKFAGRIWPGFTRLQEFSGSENLFHGELPPEIFSADKYCRLRVLDLSENAFNGTVPGEISNCKELLMLNLWGNNFTGQIPEEIGRLSSLQALYLGNNSFSRNIPESLLGLGSLALLDLSRNNFGGEVQAIFGRFTQLKFLVLHSNSFTYGLNSSGIFNLQNISRLDLSLNNFSGPLPVEISQMRGLQVLLLAHNQFSGYIPSQYENLSMLQILDLSFNRLNGSIPASLGNLSSLLWLMLANNALAGEIPPELGNCKSLLWLNLANNQLSGRFPSELTNIGLDPTPTFRENQQDDWVFVGSSECLGIKRWIPADYPPFNFVYTLLTRKNCKSIWDRLLKGYGLFPLCINGSRTFRISGYVQLSGNQISGEVPSEIGNMRIFSMLNLGVNKFYGELPHEIGAMPLVVLNVSRNKFSGEIPSEIGDIQCLQNLDLSYNNFSGDFPASLQNLSELNNFNVSYNPHITGEIPETGQLATFEKEAFLGDPLLKLPSFINGSTDANPRANNSDSRQPTKVASFLVLFALAMAFLICGMMSIIVCHVVQGPADMPAGYLLEEAKGGRWEYGSSSSSGMSSSPWLSDAVKVIRLDKRAFTHGDILKATGNFSDERIIGRGGFGTVYRGVLPDGREVAVKKLQREGSEGEKEFQAEMEVLSGNGFGWPHPNLVTLYGWCLDGSEKLLVYEYMGGGSLEDLVSDRIRLTWRRRLDIAVDVARALVYLHHECFPAVVHRDVKASNVLLDREGKARVTDFGLARVVDAGDSHVSTMVAGTVGYVAPEYGQTWQATTKGDVYSFGVVAMELATGRRAVSGGSGGGGGGGGDQEAECLVEWARRVMGRSSRRRMVPVAVLRVGSSGAGVGEGAEEMCELLRVGISCTAELPQARPNMKEVLAMLIKISSTISH, from the exons atgatgatgatcttGTCAAGGCACAAACTTGATGCTCATGGACTCGCATTAATCTATTCATTGGTCGTGATTACAG TTGCAGGCACAATTGTTGCCGGAGATTCGCTGGGATCCGACAAAAAGGTGCTGCTGAGCTTGAAAACCCACCTGGAAGAACAAAACCCCATGAATAATCGAGGAAGATACTCCCTCTGGAACCAGCAGAAAAACTCGTCAGAGTCCCCCTGTAACTGGCCCGGAATTTCATGCTCCGGGGCCCGGGTCACCGCCGTAGACCTCCGCGACAACAACATCGCCGGCCGGATGTTCGGAAACTTCTCAGGCCTGACAGCCCTCAGCCGCCTGGACCTCTCCGGGAACACCATTGAGGGGCCTCTTCCAGCCGACTTAGGCCTATGCCACAGCCTCAAAGTGCTCAACTTGTCACATAACATCATGGATGGTGAGCTCAACTTGACCGGCCTCAGAAGCTTGGAGTTTCTTGACCTCTCCACCAACAGAATATTCGGCACAATCCAGTTGAATTCCCCAGAAATCTGCAGCAGCTTGGTTGTAGCCAATTTATCCACCAACAACTTCACGGGCACCAGTCCTGTCCATGGCTTCGATCAGTGTCCCAACTTACAGTCCCTTGACATAAGTGGCAACAAGTTCGCCGGCAGGATCTGGCCGGGTTTCACCAGGCTTCAAGAGTTCTCAGGCTCCGAAAATCTGTTCCATGGCGAGCTTCCGCCGGAAATCTTCTCCGCGGATAAGTACTGCCGCCTACGGGTCTTAGACCTGTCTGAAAATGCTTTTAACGGGACGGTTCCCGGGGAAATCTCAAACTGTAAAGAATTGTTAATGTTGAATCTGTGGGGGAACAATTTCACGGGCCAAATTCCCGAAGAAATCGGACGTCTTTCCAGCCTACAAGCCCTCTACTTAGGGAACAACAGCTTTTCAAGAAATATTCCAGAGTCTCTGCTTGGCTTGGGAAGCTTAGCCCTTCTGGACTTGAGCAGGAACAATTTTGGAGGTGAAGTACAAGCAATTTTCGGACGATTCACCCAGCTCAAGTTTCTTGTCTTGCACTCCAATTCATTCACTTATGGGTTAAATTCATCTGGGATTTTCAACTTGCAGAACATCTCTAGATTGGACCTCAGCCTCAACAACTTCTCCGGCCCACTTCCGGTCGAGATCTCTCAGATGAGGGGCTTGCAGGTCTTGCTTCTTGCCCACAATCAATTTTCCGGCTATATCCCATCCCAGTACGAAAATCTGTCAATGCTCCAAATCCTTGATCTCTCTTTCAACAGGCTAAACGGGTCAATTCCTGCTAGTTTGGGAAACTTGAGCTCGCTGTTGTGGTTGATGCTGGCCAACAATGCACTCGCCGGTGAAATCCCGCCGGAGTTGGGCAACTGTAAGAGCCTGTTATGGTTAAACCTCGCAAACAATCAACTTTCCGGGCGTTTTCCATCCGAGCTCACGAACATTGGCCTGGATCCAACGCCGACTTTCCGGGAAAATCAGCAGGATGATTGGGTATTTGTAGGGTCGAGCGAGTGCCTGGGAATTAAGAGGTGGATTCCGGCTGACTACCCTCCCTTCAATTTTGTCTACACGCTTCTCACGAGGAAGAACTGTAAAAGCATTTGGGACAGATTGCTTAAAGGCTATGGACTATTCCCACTCTGTATTAATGGCTCCAGAACATTTCGAATCTCCGGTTACGTTCAGCTCAGTGGTAATCAAATCTCCGGCGAGGTCCCCTCGGAGATTGGGAATATGAGAATCTTCAGCATGTTGAATTTGGGAGTCAATAAGTTCTATGGCGAGCTTCCCCACGAGATTGGTGCGATGCCACTTGTGGTGCTGAATGTTTCACGGAACAAGTTTTCTGGAGAGATTCCGTCGGAAATCGGGGACATCCAGTGCTTGCAGAACCTTGATTTGTCCTACAATAATTTCTCTGGAGATTTCCCGGCCAGCCTCCAAAATCTGAGTGAACTGAACAATTTCAATGTCTCCTACAACCCGCACATCACCGGGGAGATTCCAGAAACAGGGCAGTTGGCAACGTTCGAGAAAGAGGCTTTTCTTGGCGACCCACTGCTAAAGCTTCCGTCTTTCATAAATGGGTCTACAGATGCGAATCCAAGAGCCAACAATAGCGATTCAAGGCAGCCCACAAAAGTAGCTTCATTTCTGGTGTTATTCGCCCTGGCGATGGCCTTCCTAATATGTGGAATGATGTCCATCATAGTCTGCCATGTTGTGCAAGGTCCGGCGGACATGCCGGCGGGATACTTGCTGGAGGAGGCAAAGGGGGGCCGATGGGAGTACGGGTCGAGCTCCTCCTCCGGCATGTCCTCCTCGCCGTGGCTGTCGGACGCGGTTAAGGTCATCCGCTTGGACAAGAGGGCGTTTACGCACGGCGACATCTTGAAGGCGACGGGGAACTTTTCCGACGAGCGGATCATCGGCCGGGGAGGGTTCGGGACGGTGTACAGAGGCGTGTTGCCGGACGGGAGAGAAGTGGCGGTGAAGAAGCTCCAAAGAGAAGGCAGCGAGGGGGAGAAGGAGTTCCAGGCAGAGATGGAGGTTCTGAGCGGGAACGGCTTCGGGTGGCCGCATCCGAACCTGGTGACGCTCTACGGCTGGTGCCTGGACGGATCGGAGAAGCTACTGGTGTACGAGTACATGGGGGGAGGCAGCCTGGAGGATCTCGTGTCGGACCGAATCCGGCTGACGTGGAGGAGGCGATTGGACATAGCGGTGGACGTGGCGCGGGCGTTGGTATACCTGCACCACGAGTGCTTTCCGGCGGTGGTGCACCGAGATGTGAAGGCCAGCAACGTGCTGCTGGACAGGGAGGGCAAGGCCCGCGTCACGGACTTTGGGCTGGCGAGGGTTGTAGACGCCGGGGACAGCCACGTCAGCACCATGGTGGCGGGGACGGTGGGGTACGTGGCGCCCGAGTACGGGCAGACGTGGCAGGCGACGACGAAAGGGGACGTGTACAGCTTCGGGGTGGTGGCGATGGAGCTGGCGACGGGGAGGAGGGCGGTGAGCGgcggcagcggcggcggcggcggcggaggagggGATCAGGAGGCGGAGTGTCTGGTGGAGTGGGCGAGGAGGGTGATGGGGAGAAGTAGCAGGCGGCGGATGGTGCCAGTGGCGGTGCTTAGAGTTGGGTCGTCGGGGGCGGGGGTTGGGGAGGGGGCGGAGGAGATGTGTGAGTTGCTGAGGGTTGGGATAAGTTGCACAGCTGAGCTGCCACAAGCCAGGCCTAACATGAAGGAGGTTCTCGCCATGTTGATCAAAATCAGCAGCACCATTTCACATTAA